The nucleotide sequence ATATGGCATCCCTACGCTTCGGCCATGCAGCCGCCGCTGCTCAGCGCTGTTGCGCGCACGCGGGGCAACCGCATTGTGCTGGCGGACGGCAGGGAGCTTGTGGACGGAATGTCGTCCTGGTGGGCCGCAGTGCATGGGTACAACCATCCCCGGTTGATGGAGGCCCTGCACGCCCAGGCCGGGCGCATGCCCCACGTGATGTTTGGCGGCCTGACGCACGAGCCGGCAGTTGCGCTGGCCGAAAAGCTGCTGCAACTCATGCCTGACGGGCTTGAGCGCGTCTTTTTTGCTGATTCCGGCTCTGTGGCGGTTGAGGTGGCCCTGAAGATGGCCCTGCAGTACCAGCAGGGCAGGGGAGAAACCCGGCGCACCAGGTTTTTGACGCCGCGCGGCGGATACCACGGCGACACCTTTGGGGCCATGTCGGTATGCGACCCGGTCACGGGCATGCACAGCCTTTTTACCGCCATGCTGCCCCGGCAGATATTTATGGAGCGGCCCGGCTGCCGTTTTGATCAGCCCTTTGACCCCGCCAGCCTTGATGATGCCCGCCGCAATTTTGCCGAACACGGGGCGGAGATTGCCGCCGTTATTCTGGAGCCGGTTGTGCAGGGCGCTGGCGGCATGTGGTTTTACCATCCGCAGTATCTGCGCGGTCTTGCCCAGCTGTGCCGCGATGCGGGCGCGCTGCTGATATTTGACGAGATAGCCACAGGCTTTGGCCGCACCGGCAAGATGTTTGCGGCGGAATGGGCTGGCCTTTCGCCGGATATTTTGTGCTGCGGCAAGGCGCTTACGGGCGGGGTGCTCACGCTTGCAGCCACGGCCTGCAGCGGCGAAGTGGCGCAGGGCATCTGCGGCGGCGGCAACGTGTTTATGCACGGCCCGACCTTTATGGCCAACGCCCTTGCCTGCGCCGTGGCCTGCGCAAGCCTTGAACTGCTTGAAGAAGAAGGCTGGCGGCAGCGTGTGGCTCTGCTTGAGGAGGGCCTGAGCAAGGGTCTTGCCCGGTGCGCGGGGCTGACGGGCGTGGCCGATGTGCGGGTTCTGGGCGGCATTGGCGTTGTGGAAACGCGCGAGCCGGTCAATGCGCAGGCCTTGCAGCGGTATTTTGTGGAGCACGGCGTCTGGATCAGGCCGTTCAACCGCCTTGTTTACCTGATGCCGCCGTACATAAGCCCGGCGGAGGATGTGGAGCGGCTGTGCTCGGTAACGGCAGGGGCCTTGAGCGCGGGAGTGCATGTGCAATAAGGCGCACGCACGGCAGCCTTGCCCGTATGACGCGGCGCGCTGGGTATGTCGGCGCGGACGGGCGCAGGCAGTTATTTGTCGGTCGGCGGCGGGGGGACAGGCAGCCCCTTGAAGATGATCCTTGTGGCGGCGGCATCGGCAAGGTCCCCCAGGTCCATGAGCTTTTCGAGCAGTTCGAGCAGGTAGTGGCGGTCATTTTCGCAACCGTCCTTAAAGTCCGCTTCAAGTTCGCCGCTACGGATGTAATTTTCGAGTTCTGTAAGATCGTTTGCCGTAAGCATTAACAGTCCTTTTGCAGTGCAATAATGCAGCGTTGCGTGAGATCGCGGGTCATTTGTTCGACCTGCGTGATTTCTTCACGGGTGATGTTGTCGTAATGAATGCCCGCGCTGACGCATACGGCGCAGTTGAGCGCCTGGGCCATGCTCTCGGCCATGTACTGCGCCAGGTCGGCCTCCTTGTGGCCGGGTAGACCCAGAAGCTGAACCTGAATTTGCGCATCGTGCTGCGCCTGCCCCTGCGCCTGCCCCGGCATTGGGGGGTGATCAGCCACAGGCGCGGCAAGGGCTACCGCGCCGATATGGGTTGCGCCGCCTCCGCAGAGCACCTGGAGGTCGCGCCCCTGGCGAAATACGCGCAGATGTATGGTTAACCGGCCTCGCCGGGCGGTAAATCGCATGCAGGTCCTGCCGTGCTGGCGGGTAGTGAGTGATGTTTGCCTCCGGGCTGTCTGTAAAAACAGAGGCAACTACGGGGCTCCCCCTTGTTGCCTGTCGCTACGGGCAGGCAAGGCCGCCCATACGCAGGGCGGAATTGTTGTGATATATCCAATGCTGCCAGCCGCCGCAAGGCTCGGGCTGGCCCGCTGTTTCAGGCTTGACGCCCCTGCTGGCGGTCCGTAACATTTTGACAATTCTATGTTGTATGGAGAACGCATGACCCTTGATCCTACCAAGCACCCGGACTGGCAGATTGCCCTGGATGCGGAAAAGAATATGAAAACCTTTGAGGCCCTCACAGCGGAGATGGGCCTGAAGCCTTCAGAAGTTCTGCCCTACGGGCGATATATGGGCAAGATTGAGCAGCAGGAAGTGCTGAACCGGCTCGAAAACCGCCCCAACGGTAAATATGTTGACGTTACGGCCATTACGCCCACGCCGCTTGGCGAGGGCAAGTCAACCACCACCATTGGTCTGGTGCAGGGCCTTGCCCGGCGCGGCCTGCGGTCTTCGGCGGCCATACGGCAACCCTCGGGCGGCCCCACCATGGGCATGAAGGGCTCCGCCGCTGGCGGCGGTCTTTCGCAGTGCATCCCGCTGACGCCGTATTCCCTCAATTTTACGGGCGACATACATGCAGTCGGCGCAGCGCACAACCTCGCCATGACGGCCCTGACGGCCCGTATGCAGCACGAGCGCAACTACGACGACGCCACGCTTGAGCGGCTCTCGGGCATGCGCCGGCTGGATATCGACCCCACGCGCGTGAGCACCGGCTGGGTGATGGATTTTTGCACCCAGGCGCTGCGCAACGTCGTCATCGGCATGGAAGGCGACGGCAGGCGCAACGACGGTTTTATGATGCGCTCGCATTTTGACATCACCGTGGCTTCCGAGGTCATGTCCATTCTTTCGGTCGCGCGTGATCTGGCCGACCTGCGTCAGCGCATGGGCCGCATGGTTCTGGCCCTTGACCGCAACGGCAGGCCCGTGACCACTGCTGACCTTGAGGTGGACGGGGCCATGACCGCCTGGCTTGTCGAGGCCATCAAGCCCAACCTTATCCAGACCATCGAGGGCCAGCCCGTGTTGGTGCATACAGGCCCCTTCGGCAACATCGCCCTGGGCCAGAGCTCGGTTATCGCCGACAGGGTGGGCCTCAAGCTGGGCGACATCCATGTGACGGAATCCGGCTTTGCCGCCGAAATGGGCTACGAAAAATTCTGGAACCTCAAGTGCCGTTACAGCGGGCTTGCGCCCGATGCGGCGGTGATTGTGGCCACCGTGCGCGCCCTCAAGCACCACGGCGGCGCGCCGCAACCGCGCCCCGGCCAGCCCCTGCCCGAGGAATACCTGCGTGAAGACGTGGGCCTGGTGGAGGCCGGGTGCGTCAACCTGCTGCACCATATCGGCATTGTGCGCCGCTCCGGAGTGCCCTCGGTTGTGTGCATCAACAAGTTTTATACCGACAAACCCGCAGAGATTGCCGCTATCCGCCGTATCTGCGAAAAAGCCGGGGCCAGCGTGGCTGTGTCGGAACATTGGGAAAAAGGCGGCGAAGGCGCGCTGGAGCTGGCGGACGCCGTTATGGACGCCTGCAATTCGTCCAGGCGCGGCTTTCGCCCGCTCTATGACTGGAAGCTGCCCCTTGCGGAACGCATTGTCTGCATTGCCCGCGAGGTCTACGGCGCGGACGGGGTCGATTTTGAACCCATGGCTGCCCAGCGGCTCAAGAGCCTGCAGGAGCGGCCAGACGCGGACGAGCTTGGCGTATGCATGGTCAAAACCCAGTACTCGCTTTCGGACGACGCCAAGCGCAGGGGCGTGCCGTCGTCGTGGCGGCTGCACGTGCGCGATGTGCTGCTGTTTGGCGGCGCTGGGCTTGTGGCCCCGGTGGCGGGCGATATCAGCCTTATGCCGGGTACGGGTTCCAAGCCCTCGTTCCGCAATATCGATGTGGATGTGACAACCGGGCGGGTCACCGGCCTGTTCTAACCTCCAGTGATTCTGACCGCATGCGATCTATACCCGCGTTATCCGGCCTGCTTTACCGGATAACGCGGGTATAGATTTCCATAAGTAAAATTTTTTTAAAAAAAGGATTTTTGAGTAATATACATTATTTATAGGGGATTGTAATACTTGGTTTCAGATAACCTGAATTCATCTCTTGAAAAAAGCCACAAATTCAATACTATTAATAAAATAATTCCGCTGTATAGAGCCATTGGGAGGCCCCATGGAAGTTGTGCTCAGAGGCGTGCGCGGCAGCATAGCCACGCCAGCTCCAGCCATGTCTTTTTACGGTGGCAACACCTCATGTGTTGAACTGCACACCGACAGCGGGGCGCTTGTTTTTTTTGATGCGGGTACAGGCTTGCGCGAGGCAGGCGAAAACCTGCCGCCAAGCGGAACCTGCCATCTTTTTATTTCGCACGGGCATACCGACCATATCCAGGGGCTGGGCTTTTTTCGTCCCTTGCATTCGTCCCGCTGGACCACCCACATCTATATCCCCGCCTGGCTCGAAAACGTGCTGGACAACCACTTTGCCCACGGCATGTTCCCCATCGCCTTCAGCGACTTTGCCGGAACAGTGGTGCGGCACTGCCTTGAACCAGGGGATGCGGTAACCATTGACGCAGCCACCACCATCACGGCCATAGAGGCAAATCATCCCGGCGGCGCGCTGGCGTACAAGGCATGCGGCGAAGGCGCAGTTTTTTTGTATAGCGGCGACTACGAGATTACCCGCGACGACAAGGTGCGGCAGGCCACGCGCGCAATGCTTGAAAATGTTGATCTGGCCGTTGTGGACAGCATGTACAGCACGTCCAGCTATATCGAGGGATGGGGGCACTCCCGCTGGGAGGACTGGCGCGATCTTGGCCTTGAGGCGGGGGCTGGCTGCGTTGTCCTTTCGCACCATTCGCCCCAAATGACCGACAGGCAGATAGACGTGCTGCAGCGCGAGGCTCTGCAGAGTTGCCGTCTAAACGGCCTGCGCCTGTGTTTTGCGCGCGAAGGCATGCGCTTTGACCTGCCCATGGGCAAAGACCGCACCTGCAACGAATGCTCTCTTGTGCAGTTCAGCGACTGGCTTGACAAATTTGTTGACGCCCTGTCGCAATACCAGGATGAAAATACGCTGCTGGACCGCATACTTGCCAAATCGCGCGAAATCACCAACGCCGACGCCGGTACTATTTTTCTTGTGGACGGCGAAGACCTGCTCTTTGCCTACACTCACAACGACAGCCTGTTTTCTGTCAACACCGCTTCAAAGTTCGCCTATTCATCGGCACGGCTGCCGATCAACACCCAGTCCATTGCCGGCTATGCCGCCTGCACAGGCGAGCTGCTCAACCTTGCCGATGTACGGGCGCTGCCGTCTGGTCTGCCGTTTTCGTTCCGCGATGATTTTGACAAGGCTACGGGCTACCGCACCGAATCAATGCTGGTGGTTCCGTTTCATGATCACGCTGGCCGCGTCTCGGGCGTCATGCAGCTCATCAACAGTCTTGACCCGCGCACGTGCAGGCCGCGCAGGTTTACGCACGATATGGAAGGGCATATACGGGTGCTCGCGCGCGAGATCGCAAACGTCCTCGAGCGCAGCCACCTTGTGCGGGCGAGCATCAACAGGCTTATCCGTCTTGCTTCGGTGCACGACCCGCTGGAAACCGGCCCCCATGCCGAACGCGTAGGGGCCATCGCCGCAGAAATGTATCAGGTCAGGGCCAATCAGCTGAATCTCGACCCGGACGTAACCCTGCACGTAAAAAGCCAGATACGCCTTGCCGCCATGCTGCACGACATTGGCAAGGTGGGCGTGAGCGACCTGCTGCTGAAAAAGCCGGGCAAGCTCACCGACGAAGAAATGTCCGCCATGCGGGCGCATACCATGATCGGGGCTGGCATACTTGCGGCAGAAGCCCAGGGTGGTGGTTTTATGGCTTTTGCCCGCGACATTGCCCGCCACCATCACCAGAAATGGAACGGCCAGGGCTATGCCGGTCCCAGCGACGTGGGCAGGCTGTCTGGCGAGGATATCCCCATTGCGGCCCGCATCACGGCCATTGCAGATGTTTTTGATGCGCTGGTTTCGCCCCGCTCGTACAAGGCCGCCTGGCCCCACTCAAAAGCTCTGGCGCTGATGCGCGAGGAGGCGGGCAAGCATTTTGACCCCAACCTGGTGGCCTGCCTTGAAGAAGTAATGGATGTCGTGGCCAAAATTTATGAGCGCTTTCCCGATGCTGATCCGGTGCAGGTCAGCCGCGATGCCGCCTCATGAGCATAGGGTCCGCCCTGAAGCGGCTGCTGCGGCAGCCATGGCTTTTTACCGCCATGGCGGGACTGTGCGGGGGCGTGGTCATGCTGGCGCTGTATGTGGCGCAGCCTGTGGCGTTGCAGCGCCTTGACCTGAAAATTTATGACGCATTGCTGCCCCTGCGCAAGCTGAGCCAGCCATCGGCTGTACCTGTTATTATCGACATCGACGAGCAATCATTGGCCCGCTACGGCCAGTGGCCCTGGCCGCGTTACCTGGTGGCCGATCTTGTGGACAGGCTGAGACAAAGCGGCGTTGCCTCCATCGGGCTGGATATCATGTTCGCCGAGCCGGACAGAACATCGCCCGCGCGCATGCAGCAGGATATTTACCGCAACAGGGGCATATCGCTTGAAATTGCTGGCCTGCCTGCGTCGCTGGCAGACTTTGACGCGCTTTTTGCCGCATCGCTGCGCGCCGCGCCAGTGGTGCTGGGCGCATTTGCACGCTACACCGGCGAGCCCGGCGGCGGCCCTCAACCCCGCCCTCCGGCCATGATCGCGCGCGGCGGCAAGGATGCCCCCCCGTATGACCAGTTTTTGCCCCTCGCTTCAGGCGCGGTTTTACCGCTGCCGCAGTTTTTTGAACAAGCCCCGGTGGGATTTGTAAATGTTTCACCCGATGTCGACGGGCTGGTGCGGCAGATTCCGCTGCTGATCAGATTTGGCGATGCCGTTTACCCTTCGCTGGCCCTGCAGGCGCTCATGCGGGCGCTGGGTACGGACTCCCTCAGGCTGTACACCGGGCCGGACGGGCTGTTCAGCCTTGCGGCCGGCAGTTTCAAGATTCCTGTATCGCGCGAGGGGTATATGCAGGTTCCCTTTCAGGGGGCGCGGCATACGTACAGGTACATCAGTGCCGCCAGGGTGCTGGAGGGCACAGCCGACAAGACCGACCTTGGGGGCTGCATAGCCTTTGTGGGCACGTCGGCCCCCGGTCTGGCCGATATACGGGCCACGCCGTTTGACAGGGTAATGCCGGGCGTGGAGGTGCACGCTGCCGCCATTGACGCCATGGTCAACGGCAACTTTGTGCAGACGCCCGCGTGGGCCCCCGGCGCGCAGATGCTCATGATAGCCATTGCGACCTGTGCCGCAACACTGGCTTTTGGCTTTGCCGGGCCGAGGGTGTATGTGCCCGCCGCCGTCGCCCTTATGGGGGCGACAGTGCTTGCGTCGCGGCAGCTGTTTATGACGGGGCTGTTTCTTTCACCCCTGTATGGCCTGCTAACCTCGCTGCTGTGCGGCGGCCTGCTGCTGAGCGTGCGCTTTTGGCACGAAGAAAAGCAGAAACTTGTGCTGCGGCGGGCTTTTTCGCGCTATGTGTCGCCCGAGGTGGTCAGGCAGATCAGCAAGAGGCAGGGGGATTTGCTGGCGGGCGAAAACCGTGAGCTTTCCATCCTGTTTACGGACATCCGGGGATTCACCAGCCTGTCGGAGTCGCTTTCGCCCCAGAATGTGGTGCAGCTGCTGAACCGGTACTTTACGCCCATGACGGCCATTGTGCGCAACCGTTGCGGCACGTTGGACAAATTCATCGGCGATGCGCTCATGGCCTTTTGGAACGCGCCTCTTGATGTGCCCGGGCACGC is from Desulfovibrio desulfuricans and encodes:
- a CDS encoding formate--tetrahydrofolate ligase — protein: MTLDPTKHPDWQIALDAEKNMKTFEALTAEMGLKPSEVLPYGRYMGKIEQQEVLNRLENRPNGKYVDVTAITPTPLGEGKSTTTIGLVQGLARRGLRSSAAIRQPSGGPTMGMKGSAAGGGLSQCIPLTPYSLNFTGDIHAVGAAHNLAMTALTARMQHERNYDDATLERLSGMRRLDIDPTRVSTGWVMDFCTQALRNVVIGMEGDGRRNDGFMMRSHFDITVASEVMSILSVARDLADLRQRMGRMVLALDRNGRPVTTADLEVDGAMTAWLVEAIKPNLIQTIEGQPVLVHTGPFGNIALGQSSVIADRVGLKLGDIHVTESGFAAEMGYEKFWNLKCRYSGLAPDAAVIVATVRALKHHGGAPQPRPGQPLPEEYLREDVGLVEAGCVNLLHHIGIVRRSGVPSVVCINKFYTDKPAEIAAIRRICEKAGASVAVSEHWEKGGEGALELADAVMDACNSSRRGFRPLYDWKLPLAERIVCIAREVYGADGVDFEPMAAQRLKSLQERPDADELGVCMVKTQYSLSDDAKRRGVPSSWRLHVRDVLLFGGAGLVAPVAGDISLMPGTGSKPSFRNIDVDVTTGRVTGLF
- a CDS encoding HD domain-containing phosphohydrolase — protein: MEVVLRGVRGSIATPAPAMSFYGGNTSCVELHTDSGALVFFDAGTGLREAGENLPPSGTCHLFISHGHTDHIQGLGFFRPLHSSRWTTHIYIPAWLENVLDNHFAHGMFPIAFSDFAGTVVRHCLEPGDAVTIDAATTITAIEANHPGGALAYKACGEGAVFLYSGDYEITRDDKVRQATRAMLENVDLAVVDSMYSTSSYIEGWGHSRWEDWRDLGLEAGAGCVVLSHHSPQMTDRQIDVLQREALQSCRLNGLRLCFAREGMRFDLPMGKDRTCNECSLVQFSDWLDKFVDALSQYQDENTLLDRILAKSREITNADAGTIFLVDGEDLLFAYTHNDSLFSVNTASKFAYSSARLPINTQSIAGYAACTGELLNLADVRALPSGLPFSFRDDFDKATGYRTESMLVVPFHDHAGRVSGVMQLINSLDPRTCRPRRFTHDMEGHIRVLAREIANVLERSHLVRASINRLIRLASVHDPLETGPHAERVGAIAAEMYQVRANQLNLDPDVTLHVKSQIRLAAMLHDIGKVGVSDLLLKKPGKLTDEEMSAMRAHTMIGAGILAAEAQGGGFMAFARDIARHHHQKWNGQGYAGPSDVGRLSGEDIPIAARITAIADVFDALVSPRSYKAAWPHSKALALMREEAGKHFDPNLVACLEEVMDVVAKIYERFPDADPVQVSRDAAS
- the bioA gene encoding adenosylmethionine--8-amino-7-oxononanoate transaminase, which gives rise to MSPAENTMLPLRPLRGLFVTGSGTDVGKTVATAALLRALLLANVRVQAIKPVQTGVAPAEARTAPLADARVYAEAVAGLPQAASMQPPTALRCFTLPASPHLAAAREGAHLTCAGLRNDIEARWQSGAADMLLLEGAGGLRVPLNKREDMLDLMAAVGLPVLLVGGNYLGGLNHILLSLDALRHNGLQVAGIVLAPPVDPAAGCPGVDVQAMLADNAAMLRERMQQQGITAPLVELPRLARLDAAGWQTLAERLTPLVGHVLPKCGDCEAEIVRRDHQVIWHPYASAMQPPLLSAVARTRGNRIVLADGRELVDGMSSWWAAVHGYNHPRLMEALHAQAGRMPHVMFGGLTHEPAVALAEKLLQLMPDGLERVFFADSGSVAVEVALKMALQYQQGRGETRRTRFLTPRGGYHGDTFGAMSVCDPVTGMHSLFTAMLPRQIFMERPGCRFDQPFDPASLDDARRNFAEHGAEIAAVILEPVVQGAGGMWFYHPQYLRGLAQLCRDAGALLIFDEIATGFGRTGKMFAAEWAGLSPDILCCGKALTGGVLTLAATACSGEVAQGICGGGNVFMHGPTFMANALACAVACASLELLEEEGWRQRVALLEEGLSKGLARCAGLTGVADVRVLGGIGVVETREPVNAQALQRYFVEHGVWIRPFNRLVYLMPPYISPAEDVERLCSVTAGALSAGVHVQ
- a CDS encoding CHASE2 domain-containing protein is translated as MSIGSALKRLLRQPWLFTAMAGLCGGVVMLALYVAQPVALQRLDLKIYDALLPLRKLSQPSAVPVIIDIDEQSLARYGQWPWPRYLVADLVDRLRQSGVASIGLDIMFAEPDRTSPARMQQDIYRNRGISLEIAGLPASLADFDALFAASLRAAPVVLGAFARYTGEPGGGPQPRPPAMIARGGKDAPPYDQFLPLASGAVLPLPQFFEQAPVGFVNVSPDVDGLVRQIPLLIRFGDAVYPSLALQALMRALGTDSLRLYTGPDGLFSLAAGSFKIPVSREGYMQVPFQGARHTYRYISAARVLEGTADKTDLGGCIAFVGTSAPGLADIRATPFDRVMPGVEVHAAAIDAMVNGNFVQTPAWAPGAQMLMIAIATCAATLAFGFAGPRVYVPAAVALMGATVLASRQLFMTGLFLSPLYGLLTSLLCGGLLLSVRFWHEEKQKLVLRRAFSRYVSPEVVRQISKRQGDLLAGENRELSILFTDIRGFTSLSESLSPQNVVQLLNRYFTPMTAIVRNRCGTLDKFIGDALMAFWNAPLDVPGHAALAVDAALSMQEQLEALNAEIEESFGIRLAMGAGIHTGQAYVGNMGSDDLINYTLIGDSVNLASRLEGLCKRYGVPVVVSEDTMKGCGETFAFVHLDLLRVKGKTRPVSIYWPMRPGMDEIFQQAMPQWTAARTCYERGAFAEAAAEFAALAARYSGVRLFELYCERSRMLAQSPPPAWDGIWTMEDK